Proteins co-encoded in one Betaproteobacteria bacterium genomic window:
- a CDS encoding Gfo/Idh/MocA family oxidoreductase — protein MNLHAKLLERQAGGSPLRIGLIGAGKFGAMYLAQVPKTPGVHLACIADLHPAGARANLERVGWQAGRAEAVSIDAALASGLTHVTDDWTSLVRHPAIDIVVEATGNPMAAVDHALEAFRHGKHVVMVTVEADAFCGPLLARRAREAGVVYSLAYGDQPALICDLVDWARAAGFNVISAGRGHKWLPHFAQSTPETVWGHYGLTPEQARIGGLNPKMFNSFLDGSKPAIESTAVCNATGLTPAPWGLAYPPASVDDIPKVIRPREEGGVLHHRGQVEVVSSLEKDGTPIPYDIRFGVWVVFEGDTEYIRRCFAEYGVRTDPSGRYACLYKRWHLIGLEVGISVASVGVRKEATGCPTGFRADVVASAKRALAPGEILDGEGGYTVVGRLMPAEESLRIGGLPLGLAHGWKVVRPVAAGEPLRWADIAVDESNAAVRVRREMESLFR, from the coding sequence ATGAATCTTCACGCCAAACTCCTCGAGAGGCAGGCCGGCGGCTCGCCGCTTCGCATCGGCCTGATCGGCGCCGGGAAGTTCGGTGCAATGTATCTCGCCCAGGTGCCGAAGACGCCAGGCGTTCACCTCGCATGCATCGCGGACCTTCATCCCGCAGGCGCCCGCGCGAATCTCGAGCGTGTCGGATGGCAGGCCGGTCGCGCCGAGGCCGTCTCGATCGACGCCGCGCTGGCCAGCGGACTCACGCACGTGACCGACGACTGGACGTCGCTGGTCCGGCACCCCGCCATCGACATCGTCGTGGAAGCCACGGGCAATCCCATGGCCGCGGTCGACCACGCGCTCGAGGCGTTCCGCCACGGGAAGCACGTCGTGATGGTGACCGTTGAGGCAGACGCCTTCTGCGGGCCGCTGCTCGCCCGGCGGGCCCGCGAAGCGGGCGTGGTGTACAGCCTCGCCTACGGCGATCAGCCGGCACTCATCTGCGATCTCGTGGATTGGGCGCGGGCGGCCGGTTTCAACGTGATCTCGGCCGGTCGCGGCCACAAGTGGCTGCCACATTTCGCGCAATCCACGCCCGAGACGGTGTGGGGGCACTACGGGCTGACGCCGGAACAGGCCAGGATCGGCGGACTCAACCCGAAGATGTTCAATTCCTTCCTCGACGGATCCAAGCCTGCGATCGAAAGCACGGCGGTATGCAACGCAACGGGGCTGACGCCGGCTCCCTGGGGTCTCGCCTATCCGCCGGCCAGCGTCGACGACATTCCGAAGGTCATCCGGCCGCGCGAGGAAGGCGGCGTGCTGCATCACCGAGGGCAGGTCGAAGTGGTGTCCTCGCTGGAAAAGGACGGCACACCCATTCCCTACGACATCCGATTCGGCGTCTGGGTCGTATTCGAGGGCGACACGGAGTACATCCGGCGGTGCTTCGCGGAGTACGGAGTGCGGACCGATCCGTCAGGACGCTATGCCTGTCTGTACAAGCGGTGGCACCTCATCGGTCTCGAGGTCGGAATATCGGTCGCTTCCGTGGGTGTCCGCAAGGAAGCCACCGGATGCCCCACCGGCTTCAGGGCGGACGTCGTGGCCAGCGCAAAACGTGCGCTCGCGCCCGGGGAGATCTTGGACGGAGAGGGCGGCTACACCGTCGTGGGGCGCCTCATGCCGGCGGAAGAGTCTCTGCGGATCGGTGGTCTGCCGCTGGGACTGGCGCACGGGTGGAAGGTCGTACGTCCGGTCGCGGCCGGGGAGCCTCTCCGTTGGGCCGACATTGCCGTCGACGAATCCAACGCCGCCGTGCGGGTGCGGCGGGAAATGGAATCGCTGTTCCGCTGA
- a CDS encoding quinoprotein dehydrogenase-associated SoxYZ-like carrier: MTSWAAALRCGIVPHMHHTLIVAIACLLLGGPAAADDTVEIWPMLQSSLFGTRPIAAAGPEIVLSLPARAEDAAVVPVSILTRPRPETVPPRKLYLVIERNPSPVAAIFEFGEAAGSVEIETRVRVETNSPVRVVAEYADGSLSMTTKFIEAAGGCSAPGSRSAADEAGLGRMRWQLPDTVRSDIPNPVTLLIRHPNTSGLAIDQSSRLIETPRFVRTVRVMWRDRLVMSADVDFSISQNPAFRFTFLPDGRGTLSAQVVDSSELKFESSVPVAGEGEK; this comes from the coding sequence GTGACATCCTGGGCCGCGGCGCTGCGATGCGGTATCGTTCCGCACATGCACCACACTCTGATCGTCGCGATCGCGTGTCTGCTCCTCGGCGGTCCCGCCGCGGCCGACGACACGGTGGAGATCTGGCCGATGCTGCAGTCGAGCCTCTTCGGCACCCGCCCCATCGCCGCCGCCGGCCCCGAGATTGTCCTCTCGCTGCCCGCCCGCGCGGAAGACGCGGCAGTCGTTCCCGTCTCCATCCTCACACGCCCGCGCCCGGAGACGGTACCGCCCCGCAAGCTCTATCTCGTCATCGAGCGCAATCCTTCTCCCGTAGCCGCCATCTTCGAGTTCGGCGAAGCCGCGGGCAGTGTCGAGATCGAGACCCGGGTCCGCGTCGAGACCAACAGCCCCGTGCGGGTAGTGGCCGAGTACGCCGACGGCTCGCTCAGCATGACCACAAAGTTCATCGAAGCCGCTGGTGGCTGCTCCGCCCCCGGCAGCAGAAGCGCTGCAGACGAAGCGGGGCTTGGCCGCATGCGCTGGCAACTGCCCGACACCGTGCGGTCCGACATTCCCAACCCGGTCACGCTTCTCATCCGCCATCCGAACACCTCAGGCCTGGCCATCGACCAGTCCTCGCGCCTGATCGAAACCCCGCGCTTCGTGCGCACCGTGCGCGTCATGTGGCGGGACAGGTTGGTGATGTCGGCGGACGTGGACTTCTCCATCAGCCAGAACCCCGCCTTTCGCTTCACCTTCCTTCCGGACGGCAGGGGCACCCTCAGTGCACAAGTCGTGGATTCCAGCGAACTGAAGTTCGAGAGCAGCGTTCCGGTGGCGGGAGAGGGGGAAAAGTAG
- the msbA gene encoding lipid A export permease/ATP-binding protein MsbA, translated as MSTPTSAQLYLRLLRYVRPYWRIFAASVLGTIVAAVTEPALPALMKPLLDGTFVEKDPWLMQWMPVALVALFLIRGVANFIESYCSNWVATRVVLDLREAMFRKFMVLPVDFYDEQVSGNLVSKVTFDVTQVTSAATSAVTVSLKDSITIAGLLGWLFYLNWKLTLITLVTVPGITLIVRLFSRRLRRVGREVQQAMGDTTQVLQEGIDCQKVVKIFGGASYETRRFHDSANRVRRFSMKYAAAAAANTSIVQLIAAIALAVIITIVARQSAANETTVGGFVSFITAMLMLLQPLKRLTGVNEQLQKGLAAAESIFGLLDRNPEPDSGTLGMPRARGDLVFENVTMQYARAERPALRDISLFIRAGETIALVGPSGGGKTTLANLVPRFYQPTSGRILLDGLDLRDISLESLRSNIALVSQEVALFNDTIAANIAYGARAGATQSEVIAAAEAANAMGFIRDMPQGLATIVGENGVRLSGGQRQRLAIARTLLKNAPILILDEATSALDSESERQVQAALDRLMEGRTTLVIAHRLSTIENADRIIVLDEGRIAEIGSHGELMRQDGIYARLHRIQFARTESPRGEISGERTPPAPDAESEVIPAPPANF; from the coding sequence ATGTCTACTCCGACGAGCGCGCAGCTTTATCTGCGACTTCTGCGCTACGTCCGTCCCTACTGGCGCATCTTCGCCGCATCGGTTCTCGGCACCATCGTGGCGGCCGTGACCGAGCCGGCCTTGCCGGCTCTGATGAAGCCGTTGCTGGATGGAACCTTCGTGGAGAAGGATCCATGGTTGATGCAATGGATGCCGGTCGCGCTCGTGGCGCTATTCCTGATACGGGGTGTCGCCAACTTCATCGAAAGTTACTGTTCGAACTGGGTTGCCACGAGGGTGGTTCTGGACCTGCGGGAAGCCATGTTCCGCAAGTTCATGGTGCTCCCGGTCGATTTCTACGACGAGCAGGTGAGCGGCAACCTCGTCTCCAAGGTCACCTTCGACGTGACGCAGGTCACGTCCGCTGCCACTTCCGCCGTCACCGTATCCCTCAAGGACAGCATCACCATCGCCGGTCTGCTGGGGTGGCTTTTCTACCTCAACTGGAAGCTCACGCTCATCACCCTGGTGACCGTGCCCGGCATCACGCTGATCGTTCGTCTCTTCAGCCGCCGTCTTCGCCGCGTGGGCCGCGAAGTGCAGCAGGCCATGGGCGATACCACGCAGGTCCTCCAGGAAGGGATCGACTGTCAGAAGGTCGTGAAGATATTCGGCGGAGCCTCCTACGAGACCCGCCGGTTCCACGACAGCGCCAACCGGGTCCGCCGGTTCAGCATGAAGTACGCGGCGGCGGCGGCCGCCAACACCTCCATCGTGCAACTCATCGCTGCCATCGCTCTCGCCGTCATCATCACCATCGTCGCAAGACAGTCGGCGGCAAACGAGACGACCGTCGGCGGATTCGTGTCGTTCATCACGGCGATGCTCATGCTCCTGCAGCCCCTCAAGCGGCTGACGGGCGTGAACGAGCAGTTGCAGAAGGGCCTCGCCGCTGCGGAGAGCATCTTCGGTCTGCTCGATCGGAATCCGGAACCGGATTCCGGCACGTTGGGGATGCCGCGCGCGCGCGGCGATCTCGTCTTCGAGAACGTCACGATGCAGTATGCGCGTGCCGAACGGCCCGCACTTCGAGACATCTCGTTGTTCATTCGCGCAGGTGAGACGATCGCGCTCGTGGGACCTTCGGGAGGAGGTAAGACGACGCTGGCCAATCTCGTTCCGCGGTTCTATCAGCCCACCTCCGGCCGTATTCTTCTGGATGGACTTGACCTCCGCGACATCTCTCTCGAAAGCCTGAGGTCGAACATCGCGCTCGTGTCGCAGGAAGTCGCGCTGTTCAACGACACGATTGCCGCCAACATCGCCTACGGCGCCCGTGCAGGGGCGACCCAGTCCGAAGTGATCGCGGCCGCCGAAGCCGCGAACGCCATGGGCTTCATCCGCGACATGCCGCAGGGGCTCGCCACCATCGTGGGAGAAAACGGTGTCCGGCTGTCCGGCGGCCAGCGCCAGCGCCTCGCCATTGCCCGCACGCTGCTCAAGAACGCGCCGATCCTCATTCTTGACGAAGCCACGTCCGCGCTGGATTCCGAATCCGAAAGGCAGGTCCAGGCTGCGCTGGACCGACTGATGGAAGGACGGACCACGCTGGTGATCGCGCATCGGTTATCCACCATCGAGAACGCCGACCGGATCATCGTACTCGACGAAGGGCGCATCGCGGAGATCGGATCTCACGGTGAGCTGATGCGGCAGGATGGCATCTATGCCCGGCTGCATCGCATCCAGTTCGCCCGCACCGAATCACCCCGCGGCGAGATTTCCGGGGAGCGGACGCCGCCGGCGCCCGATGCGGAATCCGAAGTGATTCCGGCGCCTCCCGCGAACTTCTGA
- a CDS encoding TonB-dependent receptor codes for MHRITFASLALVPALSALPCAESAGADLLSHLSVPTVVVTGARFQQSPADHPVGVQVLTADDISRSGATTIPEVLSKQAGIVVRDNAGSPNRQIDLRGFGMFADQNTLILVNGQRISENEQTPANLASLSLADVERIEILRGSGAVLYGSGATGGTINVITRSPAAGDRAGRLVATAGSYGTWGMGARGSVGSDRLAAAVSVNHLASDNYRRNNDVREQNAQAELRWFTDRGSLSLAVSHSQEDLRLPSSRSAAQLVSDRRGTSTPDDSASLDATRVVLGGTQQYEWGSFAADFMHRDRSSQSFQFGGFNTIDSKVLGLSPRVRIPFGIGSVQHTLIAGIDWESWDFDNRITSFSYTGTGKQDNAAVYFQDTIVIAPDTTVSLGARQQRARSEIRESGAISTRNRNIRASELALRQAIGEAGSIYAKIGRSFRIANVDDVRCFCAGPANFLEPQTSSDREVGLDGSRPDSRWRVAYFVSKLQNEILFDPVGFRNVNLPPTQRSGLELDGSVTLAGKWTAGANYAWTRARFRDGTFSGATVGGNEIPLVPKHKATLSLGYQATEAMVLSATATYVGTQRFDNDQTNSFNAKMPAYTVVDFTVAHESGPWRLRGVLLNALGADYFSYGVAGGSPGVYNAYPAAGRAVLVNLDYHFDGR; via the coding sequence GTGCACCGCATCACCTTTGCCAGCCTGGCGCTGGTCCCGGCGCTTTCCGCGCTGCCCTGCGCGGAATCCGCCGGGGCCGATCTTCTCTCTCACCTTTCCGTTCCCACGGTCGTCGTCACCGGTGCCCGCTTTCAGCAGTCCCCCGCGGATCATCCCGTCGGTGTGCAGGTTCTGACCGCGGACGATATCTCGAGATCGGGCGCGACCACGATCCCCGAAGTCCTCTCCAAGCAGGCTGGCATCGTCGTCCGGGACAATGCCGGCAGTCCGAACAGGCAGATCGACCTGCGTGGCTTCGGCATGTTCGCCGATCAGAACACGCTGATCCTGGTGAACGGCCAGCGCATTTCCGAGAACGAACAGACACCCGCCAACCTCGCCTCCCTGTCGCTGGCGGACGTCGAGCGCATCGAAATACTCCGCGGAAGCGGTGCGGTGCTCTACGGCAGCGGTGCCACCGGAGGCACGATCAACGTCATCACCCGAAGCCCCGCGGCGGGAGATCGTGCGGGACGGCTCGTTGCGACCGCTGGGAGCTACGGCACGTGGGGCATGGGTGCAAGAGGATCGGTTGGATCGGATCGGCTCGCCGCGGCGGTCAGCGTGAACCACCTGGCTTCCGACAACTATCGCCGCAACAACGACGTGAGGGAGCAGAACGCACAGGCCGAACTGCGCTGGTTCACGGATCGCGGTTCGCTCTCTCTGGCCGTTTCGCATAGCCAGGAGGATCTGCGGCTTCCGTCGTCTCGGTCCGCGGCCCAGCTCGTCTCCGATCGCAGGGGCACTTCGACTCCGGATGATTCCGCCAGCCTCGACGCGACCCGCGTCGTGCTGGGGGGAACGCAACAATACGAGTGGGGATCCTTCGCGGCGGATTTCATGCACCGCGATCGCAGCAGCCAGAGCTTCCAGTTCGGAGGCTTCAACACCATCGACAGCAAGGTCCTCGGCCTTTCGCCACGGGTGCGCATTCCATTCGGCATCGGTTCAGTGCAACACACCCTGATCGCCGGCATCGACTGGGAATCCTGGGATTTCGACAACCGCATCACCAGCTTTTCGTACACCGGCACAGGCAAGCAGGACAACGCTGCGGTGTACTTCCAAGACACGATTGTCATCGCGCCGGACACGACGGTGAGTCTGGGTGCGAGACAGCAGCGCGCGCGCAGCGAGATCCGGGAGTCCGGTGCGATATCGACGCGGAACCGGAACATCCGCGCCTCCGAACTGGCGCTTCGTCAGGCAATTGGGGAAGCCGGATCCATCTACGCCAAGATCGGTCGCAGCTTCCGGATCGCGAACGTGGACGATGTCCGATGCTTCTGTGCCGGTCCCGCGAACTTTCTGGAGCCCCAGACGTCGAGCGATCGCGAGGTCGGTCTGGACGGCAGCCGCCCCGATTCCCGCTGGCGAGTGGCCTACTTCGTTTCCAAGCTTCAGAACGAGATCCTGTTCGACCCGGTGGGGTTTCGCAACGTGAATCTTCCCCCCACGCAGCGTTCCGGTCTCGAACTGGATGGTTCGGTGACCCTGGCCGGGAAGTGGACCGCGGGTGCGAACTACGCCTGGACACGCGCCCGTTTTCGTGACGGCACGTTCTCCGGGGCCACGGTAGGGGGGAACGAGATTCCCCTGGTTCCGAAGCACAAGGCGACCCTGTCCCTCGGCTACCAGGCAACGGAAGCGATGGTACTTTCCGCGACGGCAACCTATGTGGGAACGCAGCGTTTCGACAACGACCAGACGAACTCCTTCAATGCGAAGATGCCCGCCTATACGGTCGTCGATTTCACCGTTGCACATGAGTCCGGTCCCTGGCGACTGCGCGGAGTGTTGCTGAATGCCCTGGGCGCCGACTACTTTTCCTATGGCGTGGCGGGGGGCTCGCCGGGCGTCTACAACGCCTATCCCGCGGCCGGGCGCGCGGTGCTCGTGAACTTGGATTACCACTTCGACGGTCGCTGA
- a CDS encoding cell division protein ZapA — MGREFKVSCTEEERPDLLRAVEYLDRKMCEIRDSGKVAGSERIAVMAALNITHELLKTQVSGGVDLGDLKRRIVGMQASIDAAMSNQDKLF, encoded by the coding sequence ATGGGCCGCGAGTTCAAGGTCTCATGCACGGAAGAGGAGCGCCCCGATCTGCTGCGCGCGGTGGAGTACCTCGATCGGAAGATGTGCGAAATCCGTGACTCCGGAAAGGTGGCGGGCTCCGAGCGTATCGCCGTCATGGCGGCACTCAATATCACCCATGAGCTGCTCAAGACGCAGGTATCCGGCGGCGTTGACCTCGGAGACTTGAAGCGTAGAATCGTCGGCATGCAGGCGTCTATCGATGCGGCGATGTCGAATCAGGATAAATTGTTCTGA